A genomic segment from Paenibacillus sp. FSL K6-1096 encodes:
- a CDS encoding iron ABC transporter permease, with amino-acid sequence MSGRMKRWDIWSLITFVIFAGYMVFLALPLFMLLIKSFFDSNTGEFSLAYFHKFFSKAYYMNAVWNSIKVTVSVTLLSILVAGPLAYIMTIARIRGSAAVRILILISSMSAPFIGAYAWILLLGRSGVITTFVSRVFGFTMPDIYGFSGILLVLTLQLSPLIFMYVSGALKNVDNSLMEAAESMNCTGLRKMWKILVPLITPTLLAGGLLVFMRAFADFGTPMLIGEGYRTVPVLIFNEFISEVGGDDGFAAAISVIVVLFAVAVFLLQKYVANRKSYSMSALNPIEPKKLKGVANLAAHAYVYLFTLLALMPQVYVAYTSFLKTSGKIFVDGYSLDSYRAAFSKVGDSIYNTFMMASITIIIITLAAVLIAYVTVKRKGAAANVLDTFTMLPYIVPGSILGIALLVTFNKEPLVLSGTAVILIVAFVIRRLPYTIRSSAAVLHQVNDSIEEAAISLGASTLRTFFKITVPMMISGVFAGAIISWISIITELSTSIILYTGKTRTMTVAVYTEVVRGNYGVAAALSTLLTVITVLSLLLFFKLSGKKEVTM; translated from the coding sequence ATGAGCGGCCGCATGAAGCGCTGGGATATCTGGTCGCTGATTACCTTTGTTATTTTCGCCGGATATATGGTATTCCTGGCCCTGCCTCTGTTCATGCTGTTAATTAAAAGCTTCTTCGACAGCAACACCGGAGAGTTCTCGCTGGCCTACTTCCATAAGTTCTTCAGCAAGGCTTATTATATGAACGCCGTGTGGAATAGCATCAAGGTGACCGTAAGTGTTACCCTGCTGTCTATTCTGGTCGCCGGCCCGCTCGCCTACATCATGACGATTGCCCGAATTAGAGGAAGCGCTGCGGTGCGGATTCTGATCCTGATCTCCTCGATGTCCGCGCCGTTTATCGGAGCGTATGCCTGGATTCTGCTGCTCGGGCGCAGCGGGGTAATTACTACCTTCGTGTCCCGGGTCTTCGGCTTCACCATGCCTGATATTTACGGCTTCTCCGGCATTCTGCTGGTGCTGACCCTGCAGCTGTCCCCGCTGATCTTCATGTACGTGTCAGGGGCGCTGAAGAATGTGGACAACTCCCTGATGGAAGCGGCGGAGAGCATGAACTGCACGGGTCTGCGCAAAATGTGGAAAATCCTCGTGCCGCTGATCACGCCGACCCTGCTCGCCGGAGGCCTGCTGGTCTTCATGCGGGCGTTCGCCGATTTCGGCACACCGATGCTGATCGGGGAAGGCTACCGGACGGTGCCTGTCCTGATCTTCAATGAATTCATCAGTGAGGTTGGAGGAGATGACGGCTTTGCAGCGGCGATCAGTGTCATTGTTGTGCTGTTTGCGGTTGCTGTATTTCTGCTCCAGAAGTATGTGGCGAACCGGAAATCGTACAGTATGAGTGCCCTGAATCCGATTGAGCCGAAGAAGCTGAAGGGGGTGGCCAACTTGGCGGCTCACGCCTACGTGTACCTGTTCACGTTACTGGCGCTGATGCCGCAAGTCTATGTGGCGTATACCTCCTTCCTGAAGACCTCCGGCAAAATATTCGTTGACGGCTATTCCCTGGACAGCTACCGGGCAGCCTTTTCCAAAGTGGGAGATTCCATCTATAATACCTTCATGATGGCCAGCATCACGATTATCATTATTACTCTGGCAGCGGTCCTGATCGCCTATGTTACAGTGAAGCGCAAAGGTGCGGCGGCGAATGTTCTGGATACATTTACAATGCTGCCTTATATCGTACCAGGCTCAATTCTGGGGATCGCCCTGCTGGTGACCTTCAATAAAGAACCGCTGGTGCTGAGCGGCACTGCTGTGATTCTGATCGTTGCGTTTGTCATCCGGCGCCTGCCTTATACGATCCGCTCCAGCGCCGCTGTGCTTCATCAGGTCAATGACAGCATAGAAGAAGCGGCGATCAGTCTGGGTGCCTCCACTCTGCGGACCTTCTTCAAGATTACCGTGCCGATGATGATCTCCGGGGTATTCGCCGGGGCGATCATCAGCTGGATCAGCATTATTACCGAGCTTAGCACCTCGATTATTCTGTACACAGGGAAGACCCGGACCATGACGGTAGCGGTTTATACAGAGGTGGTCCGCGGCAATTACGGCGTGGCTGCTGCATTATCGACCCTGCTGACCGTGATTACGGTGCTGTCACTGCTGCTGTTCTTCAAGCTGTCCGGCAAAAAGGAAGTAACCATGTAA
- a CDS encoding sensor histidine kinase, whose translation MVAKKSFKDSLRRLFLLHTLVPISILFVLFLMFMMINSHFLLINQTTEAGKKIKLAMEEVYSSYVKEMNEAAALASVLAFTGSQGQVTEVFERFYAFNNRQRVKSIMYIISTDGAILASSANYGSGSSDFALQAVARRMHHQGLAQLAETNHIRFSHDRYTAYTFAREIRDSRGVLGYLIYQLYEPDLQKLLFVQNNEIAVVTDPYRTIIATTNNLTQGLMNKYSLTSDAKGYVWIDDGKYYSKETYIPLSNWRIYTLSAAEGNRSAYLSLAVFFAMASLLLWIVIQYTARIFSARQSRAIDKLTYAVRELQSGNMDSYVYIGTGDEFETLANQYNQMLQRLNELAAQNIELSDLRRVIEVKHLQSQFHPHFIFNVLETLRYAIVVDHQLAQEMVITLSRHLRYSIGNERDHVVLGEDLEYIAGYMKLQQIRFKDRLHYHEEVDQTAKAALVPRLMLQPVIENTIKYGYRKRESVAITVVGRVEGTDLILEVKDNAGGMSRERLEEVRAIMHSQDNRAPHIGLHNLHRRLVLMYGERYGIEVDSTQGEGTAVTFRLPYRKEETTDVQGAAGRG comes from the coding sequence ATGGTGGCTAAAAAGAGCTTCAAGGATTCGCTGCGCAGGCTGTTTTTGCTGCACACGCTTGTGCCCATTTCCATATTATTTGTGCTGTTCCTGATGTTCATGATGATCAATTCACACTTCCTGCTCATCAACCAGACAACGGAGGCAGGCAAAAAAATCAAGCTGGCGATGGAGGAGGTCTACAGCTCCTATGTTAAGGAAATGAATGAAGCGGCGGCACTGGCTTCCGTCCTTGCGTTTACCGGGTCGCAGGGGCAAGTTACGGAGGTGTTCGAGCGGTTCTATGCCTTCAATAACCGTCAGCGGGTGAAGAGCATTATGTATATCATAAGCACGGACGGAGCTATCCTGGCTTCTTCGGCTAACTATGGCTCCGGCTCCTCTGACTTTGCGCTGCAGGCGGTCGCCCGGCGAATGCATCATCAGGGCTTGGCGCAATTGGCCGAGACCAACCATATCCGCTTCTCGCATGACCGTTACACGGCCTATACGTTTGCCAGAGAAATTCGTGACAGCAGGGGAGTGCTGGGATATCTGATCTATCAGCTCTACGAGCCGGATCTGCAGAAGCTGCTCTTTGTGCAGAATAACGAAATTGCCGTGGTTACCGACCCCTACCGGACCATTATTGCCACAACCAACAATCTGACTCAGGGGCTGATGAACAAGTACAGCCTGACCAGTGATGCCAAGGGCTACGTATGGATCGATGATGGAAAATATTACAGCAAGGAAACGTACATCCCGCTGTCGAACTGGCGTATCTACACATTAAGCGCCGCTGAAGGAAACCGGAGTGCCTATCTGTCTCTGGCTGTATTTTTTGCGATGGCCAGTCTGCTGCTCTGGATTGTCATTCAATATACTGCCCGTATCTTCTCCGCACGCCAGTCCCGGGCGATTGATAAGCTGACCTACGCCGTCAGAGAGCTGCAATCCGGCAACATGGATTCTTACGTGTACATTGGAACCGGTGATGAATTCGAGACTCTGGCCAACCAGTATAATCAGATGCTGCAGCGTCTGAACGAGCTGGCCGCCCAGAACATCGAGCTGTCCGATCTGCGCAGAGTCATTGAAGTGAAGCATCTGCAGTCACAGTTTCATCCGCATTTCATATTCAATGTACTGGAGACCCTGCGCTATGCGATTGTTGTGGATCATCAGCTTGCCCAGGAGATGGTCATCACGCTGTCCCGCCACCTGCGCTACAGTATAGGCAATGAACGGGACCATGTGGTGCTTGGGGAAGATTTGGAATATATAGCGGGCTATATGAAGCTGCAGCAGATCCGCTTCAAGGACAGACTCCATTATCATGAGGAAGTCGATCAAACGGCCAAGGCAGCGCTCGTTCCCAGACTGATGCTCCAGCCGGTGATTGAGAATACGATTAAATACGGCTACCGCAAGCGCGAATCGGTGGCAATTACTGTGGTTGGCCGGGTGGAGGGCACAGATCTGATCCTTGAAGTGAAGGATAATGCCGGAGGAATGAGCAGGGAACGGCTGGAGGAGGTGCGGGCCATCATGCATTCGCAGGACAACCGTGCTCCTCATATCGGGCTGCACAATCTGCACCGCCGTCTGGTGCTGATGTATGGGGAACGCTACGGCATCGAGGTGGACAGCACGCAGGGAGAAGGCACGGCCGTTACATTCAGATTGCCATACCGGAAGGAGGAGACGACGGATGTTCAAGGTGCTGCTGGTAGAGGATGA
- a CDS encoding response regulator, translating to MFKVLLVEDEEMIRKGLRFTFDWMGAACVVVGEAENGEDGLRQIAGLRPDIVIVDVNMPLLDGIGMIEQSVKEADCSYIILSGYDEFRLAKDAIRLGVTEYLLKPLEQEQLSAALERAKGQLEMKRQYNAMLTSGAASGEALQASVVKLPGKSSRYVSRMIRYVQEHYAEKIGIKDLVESLGVSATYLNQKFKSETTYTFNDFLNRYRIQKAMDLLRSRDDKVYAIAANVGYKDYKYFIAIFKKYAGCTPSSYQERYGRGQKDGEASADAKQAD from the coding sequence ATGTTCAAGGTGCTGCTGGTAGAGGATGAGGAGATGATCCGCAAGGGGCTGCGGTTCACCTTCGATTGGATGGGAGCAGCCTGCGTAGTAGTAGGGGAAGCCGAGAATGGTGAGGACGGACTGCGCCAGATCGCCGGGCTCCGGCCGGATATTGTTATTGTCGATGTGAATATGCCGTTGCTGGATGGAATTGGAATGATTGAGCAGAGCGTCAAGGAAGCGGATTGCAGCTACATTATCCTGTCGGGCTATGATGAGTTCAGGCTGGCTAAGGATGCGATCCGGCTCGGGGTGACCGAGTATCTGCTGAAGCCGCTTGAACAGGAGCAGCTGTCCGCTGCACTGGAGCGGGCCAAAGGGCAGCTGGAGATGAAGCGCCAGTATAACGCAATGCTGACTTCAGGAGCCGCAAGCGGAGAAGCGCTGCAGGCCTCCGTTGTTAAGCTTCCGGGGAAGTCGTCCCGCTACGTGTCCAGGATGATCCGGTATGTTCAGGAGCATTATGCGGAGAAGATCGGAATCAAGGATCTGGTGGAGAGCCTGGGGGTCAGCGCCACCTATCTGAACCAGAAGTTCAAGAGTGAAACCACCTATACCTTCAACGACTTTCTGAACCGTTACCGTATCCAGAAGGCGATGGATCTGCTGCGCAGCAGAGACGACAAGGTGTATGCGATTGCCGCCAATGTAGGCTATAAGGATTATAAATATTTCATTGCGATCTTCAAGAAATACGCTGGTTGTACACCCAGCAGCTATCAGGAGCGGTACGGCCGTGGACAGAAGGACGGGGAGGCATCCGCAGACGCCAAGCAGGCAGATTGA
- a CDS encoding ABC transporter ATP-binding protein — MNLNVESLSVSFGEAKIVQEVSLKVRNKQFVGLIGPNGCGKSTLLKSIYKVIKPRQGDVFLSELNVIKASPKAVARKLGVVGQFNELSFDFTVREMVAMGRTPHKGMLETDNREDSDIISAALRKVNLEGHAGRSYNSLSGGEKQRVILARVLAQQPEFMILDEPTNHLDIKYQLQILNIVKKLDIGILAALHDLTLAAEYCDYLYVMKEGRVAASGKPADILTKELIGEVFDVACETYCNPVTGALGIAYLETR; from the coding sequence ATGAATCTGAACGTTGAAAGCTTAAGTGTGTCCTTCGGTGAAGCGAAGATTGTGCAGGAGGTCTCGCTGAAGGTGAGGAATAAGCAATTCGTCGGCCTGATCGGCCCGAACGGCTGCGGCAAATCGACACTGCTCAAAAGCATCTATAAAGTCATCAAGCCGCGCCAGGGCGATGTCTTCCTCTCAGAGCTGAATGTGATCAAAGCCAGCCCGAAGGCCGTAGCCCGCAAGCTCGGCGTCGTCGGCCAGTTCAACGAGCTGAGCTTCGACTTCACCGTGCGGGAGATGGTGGCGATGGGGCGGACCCCGCACAAGGGGATGCTGGAGACCGACAACCGGGAGGATTCAGATATTATCTCTGCCGCGCTGCGCAAGGTGAACCTGGAGGGACATGCCGGCCGCAGCTACAACTCCCTGTCCGGGGGCGAGAAGCAGCGTGTCATTCTGGCGCGGGTACTGGCCCAGCAGCCCGAATTCATGATTCTGGATGAGCCGACCAACCATCTGGACATCAAGTACCAGCTGCAGATTCTGAATATTGTCAAAAAGCTGGATATCGGCATTCTCGCCGCCCTCCACGACCTGACCCTGGCCGCCGAATACTGCGACTATCTGTATGTCATGAAGGAAGGCCGGGTCGCCGCCAGCGGGAAGCCTGCGGACATTCTGACGAAGGAACTGATCGGCGAGGTCTTCGATGTTGCCTGTGAGACGTACTGCAACCCGGTCACCGGTGCTCTGGGCATCGCTTATCTGGAGACGAGGTAA
- a CDS encoding iron ABC transporter permease, giving the protein MQTATESASEPKQALIHSRYGFIAIIGILLIVTLLSAGAAVSFGQVDIPVSQSYRILLHHLTGLQIGDVQELTSGSFVDIIWKIRFPRVLMALFIGAGLTLCGTIMQAAVQNPLADPYILGISSGASLGATFSILIGFGTMGLLGQTGIAFWAFAGAVGASLLVLLLASAGGKMTSVKLVLAGMVINALCTAFANFIVYFANNAEGIKTVTFWTMGSLAASSWDKLPLISVTVLLATLFFLSQFRVLNAMLLGDEAAVTLGIQLGVYRRVYMLLTALVTGVMVASCGMIGFVGLIIPHLIRGLVGSDHRRLLPASILFGAIFLIWTDVIARTIVPNVELPIGIITALIGAPMFMYMLIRKGYAFGGKS; this is encoded by the coding sequence ATGCAAACCGCCACAGAATCAGCCTCCGAACCGAAGCAGGCACTTATTCACAGCCGTTACGGCTTTATTGCAATTATAGGCATCCTGCTGATTGTCACTCTGCTGTCAGCCGGAGCAGCAGTCTCCTTCGGGCAGGTAGATATTCCAGTCTCGCAATCCTACCGGATTCTGCTTCATCACCTTACAGGCCTCCAGATTGGGGATGTCCAGGAGCTGACCTCCGGCTCCTTCGTGGATATTATCTGGAAGATCCGCTTCCCGCGTGTTCTGATGGCTCTCTTCATTGGCGCCGGGCTTACGCTGTGCGGAACGATCATGCAGGCGGCGGTGCAGAACCCGCTGGCTGACCCATACATACTTGGTATCTCCTCCGGCGCTTCGCTGGGAGCTACCTTTTCCATTCTGATCGGCTTCGGCACCATGGGGCTGCTCGGCCAGACCGGAATTGCCTTCTGGGCCTTCGCGGGAGCGGTCGGCGCTTCCCTGCTGGTCCTCCTGCTCGCCAGTGCAGGCGGCAAAATGACCTCCGTCAAGCTGGTCCTGGCCGGGATGGTCATTAACGCTTTATGTACCGCTTTTGCCAACTTTATTGTCTATTTCGCGAATAATGCCGAAGGCATCAAGACGGTTACCTTCTGGACGATGGGCAGCCTCGCCGCCTCCAGTTGGGATAAGCTGCCGCTAATCTCGGTCACCGTCCTGCTGGCCACCCTCTTCTTCCTGTCGCAGTTCCGCGTCCTGAATGCCATGCTGCTCGGGGATGAGGCTGCGGTTACCCTCGGCATCCAACTTGGAGTCTACCGCAGAGTCTACATGCTGCTGACCGCCCTGGTTACCGGGGTGATGGTCGCAAGCTGCGGCATGATCGGCTTCGTCGGGCTGATTATCCCCCATCTGATCCGGGGACTGGTCGGCTCGGACCACCGCAGGCTGCTCCCGGCCTCCATTTTGTTCGGAGCGATCTTCCTGATCTGGACAGATGTGATTGCCCGGACGATTGTGCCGAATGTGGAGCTGCCGATCGGGATTATTACCGCCCTGATTGGCGCGCCGATGTTCATGTACATGCTGATTAGAAAAGGCTATGCTTTTGGAGGGAAAAGCTGA
- a CDS encoding ABC transporter substrate-binding protein — MRTRFTRYVPLLALLMLALLLAACSSGSGNTKEAAATATQTAAPASASPAPAESAQPAKTVYPLTIENYTNNGEGTEWKAKEQTFDKAPEKVVANTQGAAELLIKLGLTDKMVGVAALYGAGDPAVQEEFKKIPVLSQDYASKELVVGRGPDLVMGRGGLFADADWGVGTVGGLNDLGIKTFVQSTSLQGATLDSLYKDIEQLGQIFDVQDKAAAYIAELKERAAKLKEGAAATGAKTFAYVSDGGNGAIAVYSGNVDTFAGDVLGLVGLTNSYADVTGEISKEQLIATNPDVMLISVYTGGVDADQSIKAFYADPSLQSLKAIQNKAIYKIDFNQFWGYSYSIFDGAEKLAAELAAAQ, encoded by the coding sequence ATGAGAACAAGATTCACCAGATATGTACCGCTGCTGGCGCTCCTGATGCTGGCGCTGCTGTTGGCCGCCTGCTCTTCGGGCAGTGGCAATACGAAGGAGGCGGCGGCAACGGCAACACAAACTGCTGCTCCGGCGTCCGCAAGCCCTGCTCCGGCGGAGAGCGCACAGCCGGCCAAGACGGTGTATCCGCTCACGATTGAGAATTATACGAACAATGGGGAAGGTACCGAATGGAAGGCCAAGGAGCAGACCTTCGACAAGGCTCCCGAGAAGGTTGTGGCGAATACCCAAGGCGCAGCCGAGCTGCTGATTAAGCTGGGTCTCACCGATAAGATGGTTGGCGTAGCAGCCTTATACGGTGCCGGCGATCCGGCGGTGCAGGAGGAATTCAAGAAGATTCCTGTGCTCTCCCAGGACTATGCCAGCAAAGAGCTGGTAGTAGGCAGAGGCCCGGATCTGGTGATGGGCCGCGGCGGCCTGTTCGCGGATGCGGATTGGGGAGTCGGGACGGTAGGCGGACTCAATGACCTGGGCATCAAAACCTTCGTGCAGAGCACCAGTCTGCAAGGGGCGACGCTTGACAGCCTGTACAAGGATATTGAACAGCTGGGCCAAATCTTCGATGTGCAGGACAAGGCTGCGGCTTATATCGCAGAGCTGAAGGAGCGTGCCGCGAAGCTGAAGGAAGGGGCGGCCGCCACAGGAGCGAAGACCTTTGCTTACGTCTCTGACGGAGGCAACGGGGCGATTGCGGTCTATAGCGGCAATGTCGATACGTTTGCGGGAGATGTGCTGGGATTGGTAGGGTTGACCAATAGCTACGCTGACGTTACCGGTGAGATCAGCAAGGAGCAATTGATTGCCACCAACCCGGATGTCATGCTGATCTCGGTGTACACAGGCGGTGTTGATGCTGACCAGTCGATCAAAGCGTTCTATGCCGATCCGTCACTGCAGAGCCTGAAGGCCATCCAGAACAAAGCGATTTACAAGATTGATTTCAACCAGTTCTGGGGCTACAGCTATTCCATCTTCGACGGGGCCGAGAAGCTTGCCGCCGAGCTGGCTGCTGCGCAATAA
- a CDS encoding ATP-binding cassette domain-containing protein — protein MSVIEVNHLTKTYTTYRRGAGMGQTFMSLFRREAVSVQAVDDISFAIEQGEICGMLGPNGAGKSTTIKMLCGALYPTSGDIRVLGYAPARDRKRYVRTIGAVFGQKSQLIWDIPPIDSFKMNKAIYGISAADFSNRLEELAALLDIAGVMEKPTRVLSLGERMKCEFVMAMLHQPDILFLDEPTIGLDVIAKLKIREFVRQMNKQQNMTCILTTHDLEDVEELAHRVIVINHGGKVFDDSLQRLKAFLGEKKRVSFTFNESVRDTLFDNAYTTVVERPSDIQITLEVDTARISISEFIESISRKHGFSDISVKELPIQQVVMNIYENAKNSLDRHPLQ, from the coding sequence ATGTCCGTAATTGAAGTGAACCATTTAACGAAGACTTACACAACCTACAGGCGGGGCGCAGGCATGGGGCAGACGTTCATGAGCCTCTTCCGGCGCGAGGCAGTCTCCGTCCAGGCCGTGGATGATATCAGCTTTGCCATTGAGCAGGGAGAGATCTGCGGGATGCTGGGCCCGAACGGAGCCGGCAAATCGACCACGATCAAAATGCTCTGCGGCGCGCTCTATCCGACCAGCGGAGACATCCGGGTACTCGGCTACGCTCCGGCGCGGGACAGGAAGCGTTATGTCCGCACGATCGGAGCCGTCTTCGGCCAGAAATCCCAGCTCATCTGGGATATCCCGCCCATCGACAGCTTTAAGATGAACAAGGCCATCTATGGCATTTCCGCCGCCGATTTCAGCAACCGGCTGGAGGAGCTGGCGGCGCTGCTGGATATTGCCGGGGTGATGGAGAAGCCCACCCGCGTGCTGTCACTGGGCGAACGCATGAAATGCGAATTCGTGATGGCGATGCTGCACCAGCCGGACATCCTGTTCCTGGATGAGCCGACCATCGGGCTGGATGTCATCGCCAAGCTCAAAATCCGCGAATTCGTCCGCCAGATGAACAAGCAGCAGAATATGACCTGCATTCTCACCACGCATGACCTGGAGGATGTGGAGGAGCTGGCCCACCGGGTCATTGTGATCAACCATGGCGGGAAGGTGTTTGATGATTCGCTCCAGCGGCTGAAGGCCTTCCTGGGCGAGAAGAAGCGGGTGAGCTTCACCTTTAACGAATCTGTGCGCGATACCCTGTTCGACAACGCATATACCACGGTGGTAGAGCGCCCTTCCGATATCCAAATCACGCTGGAGGTGGACACGGCCAGAATCTCGATCAGCGAGTTCATCGAGAGCATCTCCCGGAAGCATGGCTTCTCGGACATTTCCGTCAAGGAGCTGCCCATCCAGCAGGTCGTGATGAACATCTATGAGAACGCCAAAAACAGCCTGGACCGTCACCCGTTACAGTGA
- a CDS encoding ABC-2 family transporter protein, with protein sequence MKRYVDVYKQCMYSAVQTAAAYRMNFIVSSLITLVGNILFPLVTLLIYRAGTSFPGWSLYEVLLIQSVFTMSSGLANLVFGGVLWTTMSHVREGSFEVILLKPLNPLFYIVATTFSVESVGLFLGGAALFVFSTLHVGAIPAIAWLQFAGLFLAGTAVLAGLSLMMAAMSFKWVGNSRISELADSVLHVGKYPLPIFPKAVQAAATLIIPVGMVGFLPASALLGRVTASDFAAILPCLAFLAAGIWIYRHMIRMYEGVGG encoded by the coding sequence ATGAAAAGGTATGTTGATGTCTATAAGCAGTGCATGTACTCCGCGGTGCAGACGGCTGCCGCCTACCGGATGAACTTCATCGTCAGCAGCCTGATCACGCTGGTCGGCAATATTCTGTTTCCGCTGGTGACGCTGCTGATCTACCGGGCAGGAACGAGCTTTCCCGGGTGGAGCCTGTACGAGGTGTTATTAATCCAGTCTGTATTCACCATGTCCAGCGGCCTTGCAAATCTTGTGTTCGGAGGCGTGCTGTGGACCACCATGTCCCATGTCCGGGAAGGCAGCTTCGAGGTGATTCTGCTCAAACCGCTGAACCCGCTGTTCTACATTGTAGCCACCACCTTCTCCGTGGAGAGTGTCGGGCTGTTCCTGGGCGGGGCGGCATTATTCGTCTTCTCCACCCTGCATGTAGGCGCAATTCCGGCCATAGCCTGGCTGCAATTCGCCGGACTGTTCCTGGCCGGAACGGCGGTCCTGGCGGGATTATCGCTGATGATGGCGGCCATGTCCTTCAAATGGGTGGGCAATTCGCGCATCTCCGAGCTTGCGGACAGCGTGCTGCATGTCGGCAAATATCCGCTGCCCATCTTCCCCAAGGCAGTACAGGCAGCAGCTACGCTGATCATTCCTGTGGGGATGGTCGGCTTCCTCCCGGCCTCTGCGCTGCTTGGACGGGTGACGGCCAGCGACTTCGCGGCCATCCTGCCCTGCCTGGCCTTTCTGGCGGCAGGCATCTGGATCTACCGGCACATGATCAGAATGTATGAGGGGGTTGGCGGCTGA
- a CDS encoding ABC-2 family transporter protein encodes MHRLKHNWEICRAVAEVTYKEWSAYRTHSLVSVIVGPVYFMVQYFIWTSVYGGQTTTLGGLDLQQMIRYFGATALIGYLIMDFADWNLSMLVRTGKFLTFHLRPVHHRSFALFQKLGHRMLGFLFEFLPCLLIFIFIFGIDMRPASLPWTLVSVALAFLMNFYVNYTIGLTSFWLVQSGGIRSAFLLVSSIFSGALIPLDFFPHWLQVTQLFLPFQYIAYMPAMVFTGHYSLGGLELTIPQAVGMQAAAVLVMFGCNELIRRRAMKQFTAVGA; translated from the coding sequence ATGCACCGCCTGAAGCATAATTGGGAGATCTGCCGGGCAGTCGCGGAGGTGACCTACAAGGAGTGGAGCGCCTACCGCACCCACTCCCTGGTGTCCGTGATTGTCGGCCCGGTCTACTTCATGGTGCAATATTTCATCTGGACATCAGTATACGGCGGGCAGACTACTACTTTGGGCGGGCTGGATCTCCAGCAGATGATCCGCTACTTCGGAGCGACAGCGCTGATCGGCTATCTGATTATGGATTTTGCCGACTGGAACCTGTCGATGCTGGTCCGCACCGGCAAATTCCTGACCTTCCATCTGCGGCCGGTCCATCACCGCTCCTTCGCCTTGTTCCAGAAGCTCGGGCACCGGATGCTCGGCTTCTTATTTGAGTTCCTGCCGTGCCTGCTGATCTTTATCTTCATCTTCGGAATCGATATGCGGCCGGCAAGCCTCCCCTGGACCCTGGTGTCCGTGGCGCTGGCCTTTCTGATGAATTTCTATGTCAATTATACGATTGGGCTTACCTCCTTCTGGCTGGTGCAATCGGGCGGGATACGCAGCGCCTTCCTATTGGTGTCGAGCATCTTCTCGGGTGCGCTGATTCCGCTCGATTTCTTTCCGCACTGGCTGCAGGTGACCCAGTTGTTCCTGCCCTTCCAGTACATTGCTTATATGCCTGCCATGGTGTTCACCGGCCATTATTCACTGGGCGGGCTGGAATTAACCATACCGCAGGCGGTAGGGATGCAGGCGGCCGCCGTGCTGGTGATGTTCGGCTGCAATGAGCTGATCCGCCGCCGGGCGATGAAGCAATTCACGGCAGTCGGCGCATGA